The following nucleotide sequence is from Paenibacillus andongensis.
CGCTTCAAGTCCTCAGGCCGATTGATTTGTTCGAGCAGCACGCTTGTTTCCTCACTTTCAATGTGAAAATACTGAGATCGATTTCACCATTATATCATAATTTGGGTATTTCGTGTAAAACGACTCAACACTAGTGGAAAAGTTGATCCCAATAAAGGATTTAATGATCCCTCTGCATTAAGTAATCCGCCAGTTGGAGAAGCCTCTCAGGGTGTGCAATCTGTGCACGAAGCAGTGTTTCTTTGGCATGATTCGTTAAATCCTTGACCTTCTGTTCCGAGGCTTCCAACCCAATAAAAAAGGGATAAGTTACCTTCTGCTGCTTCTCATCGCTCTTCACGGGCTTACCTAACTTCTTCTCATCACCGATAATATCCAAAATATCATCCTGAATTTGAAAAGCAAGACCAATAGCATTGCCGAATTCACTAAGTGCACTCAGTTGCGCATCCGTTGCACCGGCAATATGACCGCCAGCACGTAAGGAGAAAACAATGAGATCACTCGTCTTATGCATATGAATAAAGGTTAATTCTTCGAGTTTGGTCATGCCTTGCTCCCCAAGCATATCTGCGGCTTGACCGCCAACCATCCCTCTTGCTCCCGCATATATGGCAAGTTCTTCTGTAATAGCCAGCACGCGTTCTGCTGGAATGCCATGGCTTTTATGAGCTTGCGTAACGCTGAAGAATGCTTGCGTCAGCAATGCATCGCCAGCTAGAATGGCCATGGCCTCCCCGTATACCTTATGATTCGTCAGCTTGCCACGGCGATAATCATCATTATCCATTGCTGGTAAATCGTCATGAACCAGAGAGTAGGTATGAACCATCTCAATAGCTAAAGCAACAGGCATCGCAGCTTCTAGGGAGCCCCCAAGCACTTCAGCGGCTGCGAGTACCAGAATGGGGCGCAAGCGCTTGCCTCCAGCCATTAAGGAATAGTTCATGGACTCACGTAGAGAACCAGGAACGTCCCAAGCTGTAGGCAGCGCTTGAATTAAAGCTGCTTCGACCATGTCTGCATGGGAAGCAATATATTCATGAATCGTTGACGTCTTCTTCAACCTAATTCCCCTTATCTTCCAAGACAGGTTGGAAAGGCTTCCTGCTCACAGTGCCTGTTTCACCTTCAACCAGCATCTCAATTTTCTTCTCCACTTGTTCAAGCTTCACACCGCACAGATGGGAGAGCCGCACGCCTTCCTGATATAACTCAATGGCTTTCTCCAATGGCACATCGCCGCTTTCTAATTGGGCAACAATGCGCTCCAGCTGTTCAATGGCTAGTTCAAAGCTAACTTCCGTTTCACTCGTAGACATCTCTGTTCTCCTCCATCCCCGATACCTGACAATTCAATCTACCGTCCTTCAGACGAATCTTAACGAAATCCCCAACCTTCACTTGAGAGACGGAACGAATGAGCTCCTGCTCTTGTTCGTCATACGCCAAGCTGTAGCCCCGCTGCATGACCTTCAGCGGGCTGAGGGCGTCCAAATGACGGACGCCGGACTGCCACTCCTGCTTCTTCGTGCGCAGGAGGGTCTGCATGGCCGTGAACATCTGCCGCCCCGCTGTATCCAAGCGCCGCCTTGCGGCCACGGCCTGCTCTTTGGGATTGAAGCTGGATAAGCGGCGCTCCAGCTTCAATCGCCGTTCCGCCAGCAGCGTGATACGCTGGCGCATGCGGTAACCGAGCTGCTCCGCCAGCCGGTCGAGCCGCTCCGCAGGCTGCATCAGCAGCTGCCTGCGGGGGTTCGTCAGGAACGGGGAGCGCTTCGCGCGCTCCAGCCGTTCCTGCTTGCGGCGCAGCTGCTGGAGCAGCCCGTAGTGCAGCCGCTGCGACAGCTGCGACAGCTGCTGCTTCAGCTCGTGGTGGTGCGGCACCGCGAGCTCGGCCGCCGCCGTAGGCGTCGGCGCTCTGAGATCGGCGACGAAGTCCGCGATCGTAAAGTCCGTCTCGTGGCCGACGGCCGAGATGACGGGAATTGCGGAAGCGGCGATACTCCGCGCAACGGCCTCCTCGTTGAATGCCCAGAGCTCCTCGAGCGAGCCGCCGCCGCGGCCAACGATGAGCACGTCGGCTTCACCGAGCCGGTTCATCACTTCGATCGCCTTGATGATCGAAGGTGCCGCCCCAGCCCCCTGTACCAAGACCGGGTACAGGAGAATCGGAATCGACGGAAAACGCCGTTGCAGCGTGATAATGACATCACGAATGGCGGCCCCCGTCGGTGACGTGATCACGCCGATCGCGCGCGGAAACCGAGGAATCGGTTTCTTGCGCTCCGCCGCGAACAGCCCTTCCCCTTCGAGCTTCTTCTTAAGCTGCTCGAAGGCCATATACAAACTGCCGATGCCGTCTGGCTGCATCGCCGTCACATAGAACTGATACGCTCCGTCTCTTTCATATACGGAAATATTACCGCGAGCGATCACTTTCGTTCCCTCTTTCGGAATAAAACCGAGCTTCTGGTTATGAGAAGCAAACATGATGCTTTTCAGCCTGCCATCTGCGTCTTTAATCGTAAAATACATATGGCCGCTGGAATGGTGAGTGAAATTAGAGATTTCCCCACGAACCCAAACATCCTGCAGACGGGAATCGCTCTCTAGCATGAGTTTAATATACCGGTTCAAATCCTTGACAGATAAGATCTTCGTCTCGTTTCTCGCCATACTCTCGATTAAACGCTCACATTCGCTTTAGCTGCGCGGCTAGCAGCATCAACGGTATTGCGAAGCAGCATCGTAATCGTCATTGGACCTACGCAACCAGGTACCGGTGTAATTGCACTTGCAACCTCTTTAACCGCTTCGAAATCAACATCCCCTGTCAGTTTACCATCAGCAGGACGATTCATCCCCACATCGATAACGACAGCACCAGGCTTCACGTGATGAGCTTTAATCAAATGTGCTTTACCGACCGCAACAACAAGAATATCCGCTTGTTTCGTGATTTCCTCCATATTCGGAGTACGAGAGTGAACAACGGATACCGTCGCGTGCTCGCGCAGAAGCAGCATAGCCATTGGTTTGCCTACGATGTTGCTTCTTCCTACAACAACAGCGTGCTTACCTGCTATTTCGACTCCTGTGCGTTTTAGAATTTCGATAACACCATGCGGTGTACATGGCTTCATACCGTCTTTGCCAATCATCAAATTACCGACATTCATGGGGTGGAAGCAATCCACGTCCTTAAGCGGATCAATTTCATCAACAACTGCTTCTTCATTGATATG
It contains:
- the xseA gene encoding exodeoxyribonuclease VII large subunit codes for the protein MARNETKILSVKDLNRYIKLMLESDSRLQDVWVRGEISNFTHHSSGHMYFTIKDADGRLKSIMFASHNQKLGFIPKEGTKVIARGNISVYERDGAYQFYVTAMQPDGIGSLYMAFEQLKKKLEGEGLFAAERKKPIPRFPRAIGVITSPTGAAIRDVIITLQRRFPSIPILLYPVLVQGAGAAPSIIKAIEVMNRLGEADVLIVGRGGGSLEELWAFNEEAVARSIAASAIPVISAVGHETDFTIADFVADLRAPTPTAAAELAVPHHHELKQQLSQLSQRLHYGLLQQLRRKQERLERAKRSPFLTNPRRQLLMQPAERLDRLAEQLGYRMRQRITLLAERRLKLERRLSSFNPKEQAVAARRRLDTAGRQMFTAMQTLLRTKKQEWQSGVRHLDALSPLKVMQRGYSLAYDEQEQELIRSVSQVKVGDFVKIRLKDGRLNCQVSGMEENRDVYE
- the xseB gene encoding exodeoxyribonuclease VII small subunit — protein: MSTSETEVSFELAIEQLERIVAQLESGDVPLEKAIELYQEGVRLSHLCGVKLEQVEKKIEMLVEGETGTVSRKPFQPVLEDKGN
- the folD gene encoding bifunctional methylenetetrahydrofolate dehydrogenase/methenyltetrahydrofolate cyclohydrolase FolD, which gives rise to MSAQVINGKELVSSIREEIRSDAAALTAQGNQPGLVVVIVGEDAASQVYVRNKAKACDDVGIYSEVHRLPEHTTQQELIALIHKFNSDNRINGILVQSPLPKHINEEAVVDEIDPLKDVDCFHPMNVGNLMIGKDGMKPCTPHGVIEILKRTGVEIAGKHAVVVGRSNIVGKPMAMLLLREHATVSVVHSRTPNMEEITKQADILVVAVGKAHLIKAHHVKPGAVVIDVGMNRPADGKLTGDVDFEAVKEVASAITPVPGCVGPMTITMLLRNTVDAASRAAKANVSV
- a CDS encoding polyprenyl synthetase family protein gives rise to the protein MVEAALIQALPTAWDVPGSLRESMNYSLMAGGKRLRPILVLAAAEVLGGSLEAAMPVALAIEMVHTYSLVHDDLPAMDNDDYRRGKLTNHKVYGEAMAILAGDALLTQAFFSVTQAHKSHGIPAERVLAITEELAIYAGARGMVGGQAADMLGEQGMTKLEELTFIHMHKTSDLIVFSLRAGGHIAGATDAQLSALSEFGNAIGLAFQIQDDILDIIGDEKKLGKPVKSDEKQQKVTYPFFIGLEASEQKVKDLTNHAKETLLRAQIAHPERLLQLADYLMQRDH